The following is a genomic window from Mycolicibacterium sp. TY81.
CCATCGGCGGTGAGCTGTGGACGCGTAGCCGGCCCGCCGAGTCGCTGTGCTTCGCCGGGGTGAACCTGATTCCGATGCGGGGTACCGCGGCCGACATGATGGTGTTCGCCGACAAGGTCATGAGTGCGCCGCGGCGGTGTTCGTCGCTCGTGGGCCGCGCCGAGTTGGTGCTGCCGATGTGGCAGCAGCTGGCCCAGGTGTGGGGCCCGGCCCGCGAGGTCCGCGACTGCCAGCCGCTGCTGACTCTGTCCGACGCTCCGCAGTGCCCCGTCGACCCCGCGGTGCGCCCGGTCCGGATGGACGAGCTGGACGCGTATGTCGTTGCGGCAGTGGACATGTTCATCGGTGAGGTGGGTGTCGACCCGCGGATGGGCGACGGCGGCCGCGGCTACCGCCGCCGGCTGGCGGGACTGATCGCCGCGGGCCGGGCCTGGGCGCGGTTCGAGGACGGCCAGGTCGTGTTCAAGGCGGAGATCGGCGCCCAGACGTCGCGGGTCGGTCAGATCCAGGGTGTGTGGGTACACCCGGACTGGCGTGGCCGCGGTCTCGGTGCCGCCGGCACGGCAAGCTTGGCGTCGGCGGTGCTGCGCAGCGGCCGGACGCCCAGCCTCTACGTCAACGATTTCAACGCCCCGGCTCGGGCGATCTACCGGCGTATCGGGTTCAGCCAGCTGGGTACGTACGCCACCGTGCTGCTGGACTGACGTTTTCGCGCCCGACATGCGCGTTGGGCACGCGACACGCCGGGCGGGCGGTGTGGAACGTCGATCTCGAGGTCGCCCGCCGGGGGCCGGCAAGGCTCGCAATCCGGCGTAGCTCACAAAACTGTCACGGTTGTATCTCGGTGTGCCTCCATGCCACGGGCTGGTCACACTTCTAACATCAGCCCCAATGGCAACGCACACATCATCCGTTTCACGCTCGGCCGCGTTGTTGTCGGTGGTGGCGGTCGCAGGAGCGATGACGGCCTGCACCCCGAAGCCCAACGGCCCCGAGCCCACCGCGCAGGCGTTCTTCGCCGCGCTCGGCCGCGGCGACACCGGTGCCGCCGCCGACCTGTCCGACAAGCCCAACGAGGCCCGCACCGCGATCAACCAGGCCTGGTCCGGCCTGCAGGCGACCAAGCTCGACGCGCAGGTGCTCGGCTCCAAGTACACCCAGGACACCGGCAAGATCACCTACCGGTACACCTGGCACCTGCCCAAGGACCGCACCTGG
Proteins encoded in this region:
- a CDS encoding GNAT family N-acetyltransferase, with translation MSAPPLFRIADARRISVVREVAQVQQVFDEDPVGTCMVAARVGDHGLDPVAIGGELWTRSRPAESLCFAGVNLIPMRGTAADMMVFADKVMSAPRRCSSLVGRAELVLPMWQQLAQVWGPAREVRDCQPLLTLSDAPQCPVDPAVRPVRMDELDAYVVAAVDMFIGEVGVDPRMGDGGRGYRRRLAGLIAAGRAWARFEDGQVVFKAEIGAQTSRVGQIQGVWVHPDWRGRGLGAAGTASLASAVLRSGRTPSLYVNDFNAPARAIYRRIGFSQLGTYATVLLD